The Deltaproteobacteria bacterium genome contains the following window.
TGCACAATAATGCCCGCGTATGGCCGTTGCGTATCGCTAATTTCCACTTCACCGTCGGGACCGAATAACGTTCCGGTATCGCCGATCTGTCCACCTTGTTCGGCATAAAACGGCGACCGATCGGTAACGACTTCCACCGCGTCTCCGACACGCGCTTCGGCAACCGCCACTCCATCGCGCAATAGCGTAACGATCTGCCCGGTTGCGACATCGTCCGTGTATCCGCGAAAGACACTCCGCACGCCTTGCTGCTGCAACACACGATACGCGTCCGCGAGCGTCCCCGCGCCGCTCCCTTTCCAATGCACGCGAGCTTGGGCGCGCTGCCGTTCCATACAGACCTCGAAGCCGGCATGATCGATCGCCACACCGTGCTCTTTCGCGATGTCTTCCGTGAGGTCTTTGGGGAAACCGAATGTGTCGTAAAGTTTAAAGGCCACCGCGCCGGGCAACAGTTGGGACTGTTGCTGCGCCAGCTCGGTAAAGGCCTCGTTCAAGATCGCGAGTCCATTTTCCAACGTCGCAAGGAAGCGCGCTTCTTCATTGCGCATCACTTCGTCGATGAACGCGCGGTGCTGCGGCAGTTCCGGATACGCACCGCCCATTTCTTCGATGAGCGCGGGCAGGATCTCGGCAAAAAAGGCCTCGCGGCGTCCGAGCATCCGCCCGTGACGGATCGCGCGCCGCATGATCCGGCGGAGCACGTAGCCGCGCCCTTCATTGCTCGGGAGCACGCCGCCGGCGATCAAGAACGCCGTCGCGCGGATATGATCGGCGATGACGCGGATGGAGACGTCGTGCGGCGCATCGCCTTGCGTGTAGCTGCGTCCGGTGACCTGCTCGATCCGCGCGATCAACGGGGCAAAGAGGTCTGTCTCGTAATTGCTCCGCTTGCCTTGCAACACCGCGCAGAGCCGCTCCAACCCCATCCCGGTATCGATCGACGGTTTCGCCAGCGGGGTCATTGTGCCATCGGCGCTACGATTGAATTGCATGAAGACGAGGTTCCAGACCTCCCAAAAACGCCCCGATTCGACATCGGCCCGCGTTGGCGGCGTCGTGGTCGGCGTCCAATCGAAGTGGAGTTCCGAGCACGGTCCGCACGGGCCGGTATCGCCCATCGCCCAAAAATTATCCTTTTCGCCAAAACGGAAGATCCGTTCGCGCGGCAGAAAACGGGTCCACAACTGTTCCGCTTCGTCGTCTTTTTCGTAGACCGTCGCAACGAGCCGATCGGCTGGAATGCCGAATTTGCGGGTCAGCAGTTCCCACGCCAACGCGATCGCGTCAGCCTTAAAGTAATCGCCGAAGGAAAAATTGCCGAGCATTTCAAACAGCGTGTGATGCCGCGGCGTCCGCCCGACTTCTTCCAAGTCGTTATGCTTTCCCGCCACGCGCAGGCACGGTTGCGCCGTCGTGGCGCGGACATAATCGCGGCGCTCCTCGCCGAGGAACAGCCCCTTGAACTGGACCATGCCGGCGTTGGTGAAAAAGAGCGTCGGATCGTCGGCCGGCACCAACGGACCACTTGCCACGGCGGCGTGACCATGCCCGGCAAAAAAATCGAGAAACGTCTGACGAATGTCGCGCGCGCGGAGGGTCATAGGGCGAGACGTGTAGCGCGAGAAGCGGACCCAGAGCAATTTAAAAACTAGCCTATCCCCTGCAGACCGGCCAAGATCTGATCGTGCGCGTCCAGCCGCGTGTGTATGTGGCGAATTTCAGCGGTCAGCCGTTGCTCCACCAACTGCAACTCCTCCCGCACGCCTTGGATCTCCGATTTAAATTCCGCCTTCAACTCCTCCCGCACCCCTTGGATCTCGATTCGTAACTCTTGGATCTCCTTCGAGTGCCGGACCACTGCGACCTCCAGGGCCCCGACACGCATTTCAATCCGGTCGCACCGATCGTTGAATACACTCAGCAACTCTTGCCGGAGTAGCGCATGTCCCTCCGCCAACATTTGCACTTGCGACGTGACATGTTCGACCATGACGCCGAAGTAGTGTTTTAATTCTGCGTCCGTCATAACCGCTGCTCGCCTTCTCCCCCTAGCATTGCACATCCTCAATCATAACGTCGTTACCCCTTCGCGGTGCGGCGGCCGTTTTCGGTGGCGAATTTGGCCTTTTCGGCAGCGGCAATCGCGGCCTTGGCCACGACGGGATCCGTCGCGGGATCCAGTTCGGGCGCCGTCCCGGCGGCCGGAATGGCGACCGGCACTTCGCGGCGTAAGCCCACCTTGGCATAGACCGCGTTCGCGATCGCGCGACAGACTTTCGGATTTTCTTTCAGGAACTGGATCGCTTGCTCGCGTCCTTGGCCGATTTTTTCGTCGCCGTATTCGTACCAACTCCCGCTCTTACTCACGACTTCTTGGGCCGCGGCGACATCGAGCAGATCCCCGAAGCGATTGATCCCTTCTCCATAAATGATGTCGAATTCGGCGTGGCGGAACGGCGGCGCCACTTTGTTTTTCACGACCTTCGCCACGGTCCGATTCCCAAAGATTTCCTCGCCGCGTTTTAATTGGCCGATCCGGCGCACGTCGATCCGAAGACTCGCGTAAAACTTGAGCGCGTTCCCGCCGGTCGTGGTCTCCGGATTGCCGAAGAAGACGCCGATCTTCATCCGAATTTGGTTGATGAAGATGAAGAGCGATTTGGAACGACTGACCGTCGCGGTCAGTTTGCGCAAGGCTTGGCTCATCAGGCGCGCCTGGCTGCCCATCTGCGCATCGCCCATCTCCCCTTCCAATTCTGCTTTCGGCACCAACGCGGCGACGGAGTCGACGACGATAACGTCCATCGCACCGCTACGTACCAGTGTTTCCGCGATTTCTAACGCCTGTTCGCCGGAATCGGGTTGCGAGATCAATAAGTCTTCCGTCTTCACGCCGAGCTTGCGCGCATATTCGATATCGAGCGCGTGTTCGGCATCCACGAATGCCGCAAGGCCCCCCGTTTTTTGCGCCTCGGCGACGGCCTGCAACGCCAGCGTCGTCTTGCCCGACGATTCAGGTCCAAAGATCTCGACGATCCGGCCGCGCGGATAACCGCCGACGCCGAGCGCGAGATCCAGTGAGAGCGAGCCGGAGGGGATCACTTCCACTTGTGCCCCGCGCTCGTCCTTGCCGAGCCGCATGATCGCGCCCTTGCCAAACTGTTTTTCAATCGTGCTCATCGCTAACGTCAGGGCCTTCTCGCGATCGGATGGTGCTGCGACTGGCTGGCTCATACTCTCTCCTTTGGTGCGCAACGCTCCCTCCTCAGTCGCGTTGCAGTTATTACTACCGCGGGCCACGGCGCCGCTCCGCTCCGCCGCCCTTACTCCTTTGGTGCGCAACGCTCCCTCCTCGGTCGCGTTACAGTTATTACTACCGCGCGCCACGCCTCCGCTACCGCTTCGGCGCGCTTACTCCTTGGGTTGGAAGTTAAACGTCTGCAGGGGAGTATAAACCGACCCTGACTTTGTCAATTGGCTTTTGTAGAGCGTCAGCTGCGCGACAGGCACGGCACCGAATTGCACGGGACCTAAACTTTCTACGCGCTTCACCAGCGCGGCCCGCAGCGCAGATCGGCCCGCGCGCGCGACAGTGAGATGGAGACGAAATTGGCGTTCATCCGCCGCAATCGGCAGTCCGGCGCACGCGTGATTCAATTCATCGTGCAGATGCAACAGCGATTCGGTCGGGCCGGCGAAACCGACCCAAATCACGCGCGGATATTTCCAATTGGGAAACACGCCGACCCCACTGCAATCGAGCGTCAGCGGGCCATACCGCGCCGCAAGGCGCGCAACGCGGGTCGCGATCTCGCCGTTCAGCAGCGACGCTTCGACACTACCGAAAAAACGCATCGTCACATGCATGTGTTCCGGCGCCGTCCATTTGACATCCTCGCCACTGTATTGCCGAAGGTCGTGCATCAGGGTGGCAACGGCACGGCGCACCACGTCCGGAATTTCGAAGGCGAGAAAGGCACGCAGTTTCATGGCAGGACGTTCCGCAGCAAATCGAGCGCCTTCGCGGCGACCCACTGCTTGAAATAGCGACGACTCCGCGGAGAACATTCGTGATGCACCAACGTCGTGTGCGGCGTCGCCACACCGATATAGACCGTCCCTACCGGTTTTTCCTCCGAGCCGCCGCTGGGGCCCGCGATCCCGGTGATCCCGATTCCATAGGTGGTGCGCGCCCGAGTCCGCGCCCCGACCGCCATCGCTTCGGCGACCTCGGCGCTGACCGCGCCGCATTGCAACAAGACTTCGCGCGGCACGCCGAGCAATTCCACTTTGGCGTGGTTGCTATACGTAATGACGCCTCGTTCAAAAAACGCCGAGGCCCCGGGGACGTCGGTCAACGTGCTACAGAGTTCTCCACCGGTGCATGATTCGGCGACGGCCAACGATTCGCCGCGAGCCGTCAGCCGTTCGCCGACCACCGAGGCCAAGGTGGCGTCGCCGGTGCCGAAGACCGCGTCGCCCAACACCGCTCGCACGCGCGCTTCCAACTGATCCAGACGTTGCACCAGTTGTGGCCACTCCGCGCCCACGACTTGTAATTTGATCGCGACGTCGGGATAGATCAGTCGATAGCCGACTTGGGTCTCGGCGAGCGCCAATCCTTGCACCCGCTCGCCGAGCACCGCTTCCGAAATGCCGAAACATTTCAGCACGCGTTCGGCACGCGTGACCGTGGGCCGATGCGCACGCAACCATGGTTGGATGTGCTGGCCGAAGAGCCATTCCACTTCGCTCGGCACGCCGGGGAGAAAGAAAAAGGTCGCCGGGCCAACGCCCAAACGCACGGCGGGCGCTGTTCCAAGCTCGTTGGTCAAGACCTCCGCCCCTTCCGGCACAAACGCCTGCTTCCGGTTCGCCGGCGGACAATCGCGATTGCGGGCCGCACAAAACTCCTGCGTCTGTTGCCATGCACTGTCGGAAAAAACGAGCGGGCGATCGAAGGCCTGCGCCGCCGCTTCGTACGTCAGGTCGTCGCTCGTCGGACCTAAGCCGCCAGTGACCACCACGCACTCCGCGCGCGCGCGCGCGTCGCGACAGGCCGCAGCAATCGCGTCCACCGTATCGCCAACCGTGACATGCCGCAGCACGGTCCAGCCTTCGGCATGACAGCCGTTCGCCACATGCACGGCGTTGGTATTTACGACTTCTCCCACCAGCACTTCATTGCCGGTGGTAATAATTTCGACGTGCCCCATGGCTCGCCTCCATATGATGATTCACTCTCTAGCACAAGCAATGCCATGCATGGCTGGTACAAACGCCGAGCGAAGCGGCGGTTCAGGCTCGATGAACAATACACGATGTGATCGATTTTCGAACAAACGTTCAAACGGTCGGCTACGACCAGCGCGTGAGCAACGTGACCAGCACCCACGTACCGGCACCGGCGGCGAGATCATCGGCGACGATACCGAGGCCACCCGGCAGGCGTTCGAAGCGGCGGATCGGCCACGGCTTGAAGACATCGAGCAACCGAAACCCGAAGAACGCAATCAATATGGTCGCCCACGTCCATGGTTGTCCCCACATGGCGAGGAAGATCCCGGCGATTTCGTCGACCACAATGGTCGATGGGTCCTCCGGATTATCGAATGCGTGACGCGCAACTTCTGCCGACCAGATCGCCACCGCGATCACGACCAATACGAGCAACAGACTCCACCATCCGGTCACGCCGCGGCAACACCACGCCAACAGCAAGGCCACGGCTGAGGCCGCCGTCCCCGGAGCGATCGGCGCATAGCCGGAGCCGAAGCCGGTCGCAATCCAGTGAGCAATTTGATTGCTTGTTCGTCGCATACTTCCTCATTCACGTGACTGGTGGTTAGTGATCGGACCAAGTGAGCCCCTTTGCCCAGTCACCAGCCACTAGCCACCAGTCACCCATTCATCGCCACTGCAGCGTGGATCGCGCCAAGACCCCATACAGCGAAAGGCGCAACGGCGGCGACACGGCCGCGGGGAAGCGGACGATATAGGTCTTCGACCAGCGAGTAATAAACGGGAAGAGCCGCCGGTCGACGCCGCTGATCGGCAATTCCGATAGACTGTCCGGCGCATGCCGCCGTCCTTGGTCGTCGACTAATTCCAACCGCCACTCGCCGTTTTTCAAATCCCCCGCTTCTTTCGGAATAAAGACACTCAAATAAAACGCGGTCCCAGTGCTGTACCACTCCGACGGCAACCCGACGGCCTCGTCGTCGCCGAGATGGCGCAACGCCGCCTCGCGCTCCACCCGCGCCTCGCGCAGCGCCGGGGTGAGCAGCACTGCGTCCCACACCAATTCGGAATGCATCGAATCGAAGTTAAAAAATTCACCCCGCCGATGATGCTGCCGCAACGTCTTCCGATACGAGGCCATCGCCTCCGTACACACCGTGAGCGCAACGAGCACGCCGAACACCACACACCAGCCTCGCAACTTTCCCTGGTCCCTGTTCATAGGGGCACCTCAAAGAATTCATTTTGTTGGGAACCTCGAAGAATGCCCCAGATGCTAGGCGCCCGCGGAGCCGCGACCGGAGCGTACGTAGTTGTACGTGAGGATCGCGGCTCCGCGGGCAACGACGCAGATGGGGTATTATCCGAGGTTCCCATGTCCCGTCCACCGTTCTCCACGCCCCAGCGTATAGCTCCGCGGCGCCGCCACTGCGGCCTCGTCCGCCGACTCCGGTCGCGCCTCCGCGGCAGGCGAAGTCTGGAGCAACTCGGTCAACCACTCCTCGACATCGGCGAACACCGCCGCGCGCTTTACTTCATTAAAGATCTCGTGTTGCATCCCCTCGTAAATTTTCAATCGTTTGCGCGTGACCGGCACGCGCCGAAAAAACCGCCGCGTCGCCTCCGGATCGCAGATCCGGTCATCCCCCGCGTGCAAAAAGAGCGCGGGGATATGAATGCGCGACGCCAACGCCATCACGACATCGAGGTTGCGCATGATTTCGCGTGCCGCATGCAGCGTCAGCGTCCGGCAGATCCGCGGATCCTGTTCGAACGCGCGCACGACGTCCGGATCGTTCGAGAGCCAGCGCGGGTCGATGTTATTGCCGACGCGCAGCCGCGGCGCGATTCGATAGAGTTGTTCCCCGCACAACCGTTTCCACCACGCCAGTTTCATTTTGAGCGCGATGTTCGGCGAGCTGACGATCAGGCCTCGCAGCCCTTTGGCGTAGCGCACCACGAAATTGAGCGCCAACTGCCCGCCAAAACTATGGCCGACGAGGATCACGGGCACGCCCGGATGCGATTCCTTGGTAAATTGGACGAATTGGGCCAAGTCGCTCAGCAGGTCTTGCACGTGATCGAAATGGCCGCGCGGCCCATCGGATTGGCCATGTCCGCGCTGGTCGTACAACGCCACGCCGAAGCCGCGCGCTACGCAGTGCCGCACCAGCGCACCGTAGCGCCCGCTATGTTCCGCGAGGCCGTGCACCACGACCAGCATCGCCCGCGGCGCGCGCGGGACCCACCATTCATAATAGAGGCGCAATCCGGAATTGACGGCGAACGAGGAGAGGGTCCCGCTGACCGGGACCGGGACGATCGTCACGGCAGTTCCTTGCGGAGTTCCTCGAGGAGTTGGCGCGCTCGCTTGGAGAGTCGCTTCGGCGTCCGCACTACGATCTCGATACATTGATCACCCTTCCGCCCGGTGCGCACGTTCGGCATCCCCTGCCCTTTGATTCGCAATACGGCGCCAGCGTCGGTTCCCGCGGCGACATCCAGCTCGTGAGTTCCATATAATGTCGGCACAGTCAATCGGGTTCCCATCATCGTGTCGACGACCGAGAGGTCCAAGCGATGCCACAGGTCGTCGCCGCGCCGCTCGAAATTCGCATGCGCGGCCACTTGCAACGTCACGTACAAATCGCCCGGCGGTCCGCCATTCAGTCCCGCCTCGCCTTCGCCGCGCAACACTAACTGCATTTGGTCTTCCACACCGGGCGGCACTTTGATGTTCAATTTCCGCTTGGTCCGCACCACGCCGCGCCCGCGACATTCTCCGCACGGATCGGTGATCCGCCACCCCTCGCCGCGGCATTGCGCACAAGTGGCCTGCAGATAAAAAAACCCTTGGCGCGTCGTGACCTGTCCGCTGCCATCGCACGCACTACACGGCGTGCGACCCTTCGGCCCGGCGCCACTCCCCTTGCATTGGGCGCAATGGGCCGTCTTGTCGATCATTAATTCGCGCTCCACGCCGTGCGCGGCCTCTTCCAGCGTTACTTTGAGCGCCGCCTCCAAATGCGATCCCGCCCGCGCGCGAGGCCCTCGCGCCCCTTGCCGGGCGCCCCCGAACCCGGCACCGCCGAACAGCTCTTCGAATAAATCGCCGAAGGACGAGAAGACCTCATCGACGCCATGGAACCCTTCGAAGCCGCGCCCTTGCAGCCCTTGGTGTCCATATTGGTCATAAATCCGCCGCTTCTCCGCGTCGCTCAGGACTTCGTAGGCCTCAGAGGCCTCTTTGAATTTTTCTTCGGCGCTATGATCGCCAGGATTGCGATCGGGGTGAAACTGCAAGGCCAACTTGCGGTATGCTTTCTTGATCTCGTTGTCATCGGCGCTCCGTTGGAGACCGAGTACGTCGTAGTAATCACGCTTCATGATCGGCGCACTACATAAAGTCTTTCCTATAAATGTCAACGTTCGAGCCCGAAAATGTTGACACTGAATAAAAACATCGGCATAACTGCGCTGAATCTCGGGGAGAATTCATGAAAACACCTAACGCACCGTTCGGCATGCGCCTTGCTACCTTATCTATAGCAATCGCAGCCCTGTTGTTCTTTTCTCCGACCCAAGCCGGCGGCCCGGCCGATCAAGACGGCGACGGCATTGCGGACACCACCGACAACTGCCCGACGGTCGCCAATCCGATACAAACGGACAGCGACGGCGACGGCAGCGGCGACGCCTGCCAACCTCCCGACAGCGACGGCGACGGCGTCGTCGATCCGGTCGACAACTGCCCGACCACCGGCAACGCCGATCAAACCAATTCCGATAGCGACGCGTTCGGCAACGTCTGCGATCCCGACGACGACGGCGACGGCATCGCGGACGGAACCGACAACTGCGTACTGCTCGCGAACGCCGAACAAGTCGACACCGACGCGGACACGCTCGGCGATGCCTGCGATCTCGACGACGACGCCGACGGCGTCCCGGACAACGTCGACAATTGCCGCGTCAATGCCAACGCGAGTCAGCTCGATCCCGACGCCGATGGGATCGGCAATCCCTGCGACACCGACGACGACGGCGACGGCGTCGCGGACGCCAGCGACAACTGTCCGCTCGCAGCCAATGCGGCCCAAACCGACACCGACGCGAACGGCTCCGGCGACAGCTGCGAGGCCGATGACGACAACGACGGCGTCCTCGATACCACCGACAACTGCCCACTGACCTTCAACATCAGCCAAGCCAACTTCGACGGCGACGCCACCGGCGACGACTGCGACGACGACGACGACGGCGACAGTGTCTCCGACACCACCGACAACTGCCTCGGCCTCGCGAATCCGGATCAGGCGGACCAAGACGGCGATAACAACGGCAACGCGTGCGACGCCGACGACGACGGCGACACATTCGCGGATGGCGCCGACAACTGCCCGACGACGGCCAATCCGAGCCAGCTCGATAGCGACCTCGACGGCGGTGGCGACGCCTGCGACACCGACATTGACGGCGACGCCCTGGTCAACGGCAGCGACAACTGTCCCGCGAATGCGAACGCCGACCAAGCGGATCAAGATGCCGACCACATCGGCGATTTGTGCGACCCCGACCGCGACGGCGACAGTATCGAAAATATCAGCGACAACTGCCCGCTCGCCGCCAACGTCGAACAAGTCGACACCGACGACGACGGCTCCGGCGATGTCTGCGACACCACGCCGGGCGCCCCGACCGAATCGCCCCCACCACCGACCGCCACCCCCGCTGCGGTCGGCGACTCCACCGACGACACCGACACTGGCGAAGTCACCGACGCCAGCGGCGACGGCGTCGTCGTGCCGTCCTCAGTGACCGGCGGCACCGGCTGCTCGTTGATTATTCGGTAAGGCTACAGAACGGCACTGCCGGATGCGCTACTGCTGAATTGTAGGCAACTTTACCCGCTGCTGCGCCGTTTCGAGATATTGATAGGCATTCCCATACTGCGGGTCCACTTCAAGCGCCGTGCGAAAGACATTCACAGCCTCTGCGAGTCGGTCTGCAGACATCAGGCCCAGGCCTAAGTTCACCCACCCCACGACGTACGACGGATCCGCAATAGTGGCGTGGCTGGACGCCTCTATCGCGGCCATAGGCTTGCTCATGCGGACATAGAGATCTCCCAAACCGGCCCATGCCGCGACGCTCCTGGGGTCGTACTGGAGAGCCGCCCGATAATCGAGCTCCGCTTCCTCAAACCGCTCCAGGCGCACGCATGTGATCGCACGATGGATGTGGCTGGAAGGGTCGGTCGGATCGATCGCGATGGCCCGATCATACTCTTGCAAGGCGGCGCCCCACTCGCCTTGATCGTCCAACCCGGAACCACGACGGTAGTGATAGTCGGCGATAGAACGCCGCCATGGATCGGCAACCAGGTAAGTGGCCGGCTTCGGGACTCGATAGCCGATCGCAGCGGGATCCCAGATGCTGAGCCCATCGGCCGTCCGCACTTGGAGAAAGACGTGGCCCAAGACTTGGTCAGCCGGCACTCCAAGCATTTGTCGCGTCTCCGGTGTTAACGCAATGTTGCTGATATCGACGAATTCGATCGTAGCGTCGGGGCCGGAATAGACGGCAAGGGCACTCGTGGCGAGCGTGAGGGCCTGGTTGGCGATATCAACACAATTTCCTAGTTTGTCTAACGTGGGCGGCACTGTCTGGCAGGCCGTCACGGTTGTGTCGACCGTTAATCCCATCTCGGCTCCGTCATGTGAGCCAACCGGACGACGGAGACACGCACCACCTTCCTGCCACGCGGCAAGACTCATGTGATAGAGTTCAGAAAAGACTCGAGCATCCCGGTGAGTGACTTGTCGAAGTAAGTCAGTGACCCGATCCAGGTATGCCGTGTTTTTGATATGAAAGGCGGGATTCCAATCGAGTTGTACAATCATCGCGGCCAGCGTATTTCGTTGCCGACGAGCGTGCTCAACGCGCGCGCCATCCCTCGCCAGACCTGCCCGTACCGCTTCGACCGTGTGCTGTCGATATTCTGCCAAAATCCCTTGTGTGATTTCGATAGGCCCCAGGGCATGATCACTCGGCCGATCCGTCGTACTAGCGCTGTTTAAGATGTCGCCACTATCGAGTGCCACCAACTCGGCTGCCGACTTCGCGGCCAACCATGGCCCAACGAGGGCGTCGGAGTTTATCGGAATCTGAATATCGTAGCCACGAACTTTCATGCGTCCATCCGTCCGATCTCTTACCATAGTATCGGCCGCTCACACGAAATGTTGCGTAACAAAAAGCCCGGAGCTGGACATGTCCAGCCCCGGGCGTTACCGCACTATTCATCACCGGTCGGTGCGCTATTCAGTCGGCGCCGCACTCCCACCCGTCACTGGCGTCTTCGTATTGGTGCGCTGGAGCGGTTGGAGCGGTGGCATGGCCTGCTGCGGCACCGCCATCTGCTGCGCCGGGGTCGCCTGCACCGGCATGGCACCTTGCATGTCAGGGCCGACGTCCGGCAAGAATGGAACAATCTTTGACCAATCCAGCGCCCACGCCGGGGCCTTGCAACTCGCCGCGTCACAGATTGTGCCCCCGTCGGGCCCCATTTCGCACTTACAGCAGACCTCCCCACCCACTCCCATCGCGACCATTCCTTCCATCTGACACTCCATCTCCGGGCTGGGTGGCGCCGGCAGATCGCCGTAGATGTCTTCCTTGTAGACGTATTTCATCACGGCATATGTCCCGCCCACTCCGCAATAACTGGCCGCGGCCATCGCATTGGCCGTGCAGATCGGTGCGGCCGCTCCAGCGCCATCTACCCCGGTGCCCCCATCTTGCACTCCTGATTTGGCACCCACTTTCTTTTTCAACTCGTCCGCTTTCCCCTTCAGATCCACAATTTCTTTTTCTGTTTTTTTGGCTTCTTCCTTCGTGGCCTTATTGCCGGATGCCGCAGCCGCTGCACCCCCCTGCTCCTGCGCCTTAACATTCAAGGCTGTAGCCGCCTCCTGCTGCGCTCCCGCTTCCTTCAGATTCGCCACCAATTCCTTCTTCTCTTTAGCGGCCTCTCCGTACGCCGGTACATTCCCGAGCGCGTCATTGAACAAATCCAGGGCATCCTTCGCCTCCTCATATGTCGCATTGGTCTGCTGCAACAATTCAAAGGCGTTCTTGCTGTTTTTTCCCGGCAAGTCCATCAACCAGCCTTTGTCATAGGTCCCTTCACCACAAATCTGCGCCAAACCATTCGCCGCACCCTGACCGCCACCACCCGCCGGTGGCCCCTTGGGACCAAACATCGTCCCTTCCGCTTTGCCGCCGCTACCTCCACCTCCACCTTCTCCACCCGCGAACGCAACGCCGCCATTGCCCGCCGTCGTCTGCCCGCCCGTTGGCCCACTGCCGCCGCTCAATCCGACGACCTCTGTCTGCCAGCCGCGCCCACAGGCGGCACCATCGACGTTGACACCACTCGCC
Protein-coding sequences here:
- a CDS encoding thrombospondin type 3 repeat-containing protein, whose product is MKTPNAPFGMRLATLSIAIAALLFFSPTQAGGPADQDGDGIADTTDNCPTVANPIQTDSDGDGSGDACQPPDSDGDGVVDPVDNCPTTGNADQTNSDSDAFGNVCDPDDDGDGIADGTDNCVLLANAEQVDTDADTLGDACDLDDDADGVPDNVDNCRVNANASQLDPDADGIGNPCDTDDDGDGVADASDNCPLAANAAQTDTDANGSGDSCEADDDNDGVLDTTDNCPLTFNISQANFDGDATGDDCDDDDDGDSVSDTTDNCLGLANPDQADQDGDNNGNACDADDDGDTFADGADNCPTTANPSQLDSDLDGGGDACDTDIDGDALVNGSDNCPANANADQADQDADHIGDLCDPDRDGDSIENISDNCPLAANVEQVDTDDDGSGDVCDTTPGAPTESPPPPTATPAAVGDSTDDTDTGEVTDASGDGVVVPSSVTGGTGCSLIIR
- a CDS encoding tetratricopeptide repeat protein — translated: MKVRGYDIQIPINSDALVGPWLAAKSAAELVALDSGDILNSASTTDRPSDHALGPIEITQGILAEYRQHTVEAVRAGLARDGARVEHARRQRNTLAAMIVQLDWNPAFHIKNTAYLDRVTDLLRQVTHRDARVFSELYHMSLAAWQEGGACLRRPVGSHDGAEMGLTVDTTVTACQTVPPTLDKLGNCVDIANQALTLATSALAVYSGPDATIEFVDISNIALTPETRQMLGVPADQVLGHVFLQVRTADGLSIWDPAAIGYRVPKPATYLVADPWRRSIADYHYRRGSGLDDQGEWGAALQEYDRAIAIDPTDPSSHIHRAITCVRLERFEEAELDYRAALQYDPRSVAAWAGLGDLYVRMSKPMAAIEASSHATIADPSYVVGWVNLGLGLMSADRLAEAVNVFRTALEVDPQYGNAYQYLETAQQRVKLPTIQQ